CCGCATACATTGACTTGCAAACACTAGACCAAAAAGAAAATTATCAATCCAATCAAAGGATTGTGATTGTCTCGGAATTACTGCAACGCGCCCTTCTAGAATTGGAATTGGATGTCAAAGAGCGGCTGCTACTGCTATTGAAACTGCTTTATTCGCCAGAAAAGATGCAGGCAGCAGCATTTAATCTGCGATCGCTCTCAGTGGTAAACTTAGCGCGGGGCTTAGAAATATTAGAGCATACTGTCACTTTGTCTTCAAAATCTTTATTGCTGAATATTTTAGATAACCGACCACAGGCAGAAAAATTACAATATCTTGTCGAAGCCAAGATCGTAGAATATGAGAATATGATAGTTAGCGATCGCCTCCACAGATTGCTGATGTTGGGTAATTTCCTTTCTGACTGGTGTCTAGCTTGCTGTTTTCATTATGCTCAAGTTACACGCATCCGACTGACCAGTTCTGAGATATTAGTGAGTTTGCGTCATCCCACCGGCTTTGTCAGAGAAGCTGCGATCGCATATTTAAATATGGTTTCACATCGCGTTCTCCTGCAAATCCTCCCCCAGCTACAAAAAGATCCACATCCTTTGGTAGTTGCTCAAGTTAAAGAGTTACTCGAAAAATACCAATTCCAAAAGTACAATTGATATTACTTATAAGTGCAACATAGTAAAAATAACTTTGTAGTTAAAAATAACGCAAAGGTTCATATTAGCTTTGTTCTGCCATCTTCAACTAGGCATAAATCAAAATAATCACAAGGTTAATTTCTTGGCTACTAATAAACCTAATTGCTCACAAGTGCTAACACTTTCTGGTAACAATTGTTTGTAATACTCTAAACAAATCAATTACCAGCAAAAGCTTGGGAGGCAAAATGGCTTCTGGTCAAATTCAACACGCTATTGGCATATTTCGTAATCGCAAAATTGCACTACAGGCGCTCGACGAACTGAGAAGTAGTGGCTTTTCGATGAATAAAATTTCTGTAATCACTAAAAAACCCAAGCTCAATGAGCAACTTGACAGTTCCGACACGAGTGAAAGTAATATTGCTCCTGCTGAAGGTGCTAGGGCGGGTGGATTAGCAGGCGCTACGGCGGGAGGTTTACTTACCTTAGTTGCGGGTTTGGGTATTTTGCTTATTCCTGGTTTTGGCCCAGCGCTAGCAGCAGAGTCTGTTTTAGCCACCCTGTTAGGAAGTGGAGCTAGCGCAGCTGCTGGCGGTCTGATTGGCGCACTACGAGGTTGGTTTCTTCCTGAAGAAGTTGCCCAACTCTACAATGACCGAGTATTCCAAGGTGATTATTTAGTGACGATAGAAAGTACAGAAGACGATATCCGTCAAGCTGAATCTATTCTTAGGCGTTGGGGTATTCAGGAATGGCGAGTTTTTGACATTCCCAACAGTTGAAATCATAGGACTTTAAATGAGTAATGAGTAATGAGTGGATGAGAAATGGGTATTTACTCATTACTTATTATTCCAGAATCACCGACCCTTCTTTCTCGGTGAGTATGTCAATCCTCTGCTAACTTGTAAAGTAAGTGGAAGAGAGCATAAAGAGAATTAATGTACGTACTAATTGGTGGAGCTGGCTTAGTAGGCTTAAGTTTAGCGCAAAAACTGGTAGAACTAGGACATACTGTTGCCGTAATTGACATTGACCCTATTGCTTGTCGCTACGCCCGCGAACAAGTAGGAGCAATGGCTTTTGAAGGCAGTGCTGTGAGTACAGAAGTATTATTAGAAGCGGGGATTCGCAAAGCCGGTTCCTTGGCAGCAGTTCTGAGAAGTGATGCCTTAAACTTGGCAATGGTAACTCTTGCTAAACACTACGGCGTCACCCATATTTTGAGTCGGATGCGCCACCCCGATTTTGCCGAACCGCTGCGGATAGCTGGAGCTAACCATATTATCAGTACTGTTGAACTATCAGTTTCAACAATGGTGAATGCCATTGAGTATCCGCAAGTAGAATCAATGATGCATTTTGAGCAGGGACAGATTGAGGTTCTGAAACTTTCCATCCCCAACAATTGCTATGTTGCTGGTCGTAGTGTTGCCGAAATTGCTCAAGATCCCCAATTCCCCACTGGTTCGCTAATTATTGGCTATCAATCTCATCCCCACGAAGATTTGATGATTCCTAACGGCAGTACAATACTGGAACCTCATTCAACTGTGCTGATTGTGACTAAACCAAGATGCTTACATCAAGTCATTGATTTTATTGAACAAAGATGTTGAGCGTAGTTCCTACCTAAATTGTTTATTAGGTAGGGTTAGCTACACATATAAAAAATTGGTGAGTTTTGATGAAGCTGTATAGATATATTTATTTAGCGATCGCTGTTATTATTCTTGCATCTTGTGAATCAACACCCAAGTCACAACCCAATGCCATTCCAGCAACCCCATTGCAAAAAACAGTGACGTTGGATAAGAATTTTAAGATAGCAAGCGGTCAAACTGTTTATGTTCCTGTCTACTCTCATATCTATCATCACAATCGCCAAGAGATTTTTGAGTTAGCAGCTACGCTTAGTATTCGGAATACAGATTTGACCAATCCGATGATTATTACTTCTGTACGTTACTACAACTCAGAAGGGAAACTAATTAAGCAGTATTTGGAGCGCCCTATTCAACTTGATGCCCTAGCTTCGACAGATTTTTTTATCAATAGAAATGACACCAGTGGAGGTTTAGGCGCAAACTTCATTGTCGAGTGGGTAGC
This portion of the Nostoc sp. GT001 genome encodes:
- a CDS encoding general stress protein — protein: MASGQIQHAIGIFRNRKIALQALDELRSSGFSMNKISVITKKPKLNEQLDSSDTSESNIAPAEGARAGGLAGATAGGLLTLVAGLGILLIPGFGPALAAESVLATLLGSGASAAAGGLIGALRGWFLPEEVAQLYNDRVFQGDYLVTIESTEDDIRQAESILRRWGIQEWRVFDIPNS
- a CDS encoding TrkA family potassium uptake protein, whose translation is MYVLIGGAGLVGLSLAQKLVELGHTVAVIDIDPIACRYAREQVGAMAFEGSAVSTEVLLEAGIRKAGSLAAVLRSDALNLAMVTLAKHYGVTHILSRMRHPDFAEPLRIAGANHIISTVELSVSTMVNAIEYPQVESMMHFEQGQIEVLKLSIPNNCYVAGRSVAEIAQDPQFPTGSLIIGYQSHPHEDLMIPNGSTILEPHSTVLIVTKPRCLHQVIDFIEQRC
- a CDS encoding DUF3124 domain-containing protein, with protein sequence MKLYRYIYLAIAVIILASCESTPKSQPNAIPATPLQKTVTLDKNFKIASGQTVYVPVYSHIYHHNRQEIFELAATLSIRNTDLTNPMIITSVRYYNSEGKLIKQYLERPIQLDALASTDFFINRNDTSGGLGANFIVEWVAQTEISEPIVEAVMIGTDFQQGISFISPGRVIKSQNNYKRSPLK